From Sulfuricella sp., a single genomic window includes:
- the dut gene encoding dUTP diphosphatase — MKIDVKILDPRMHEQLPAYATPGAAGLDLRACLAEALVLNPGQTELIPTGIAIHLADPGYAALILPRSGLGHKHGIVLGNLVGLIDSDYQGQLFVSCWNRGQTAFTINPMERIAQLVVVPVVQAMFNIVDEFADSERGAGGFGSTGKH, encoded by the coding sequence ATGAAAATTGATGTGAAAATTCTCGACCCGCGCATGCACGAGCAACTCCCGGCCTATGCCACCCCCGGCGCGGCCGGCCTTGATCTGCGCGCCTGCCTGGCGGAAGCGCTGGTGCTCAACCCCGGCCAGACCGAGCTGATCCCCACGGGCATCGCCATTCACCTGGCGGATCCCGGCTATGCCGCCCTGATCCTGCCGCGCTCTGGTCTCGGGCACAAGCACGGCATCGTGCTGGGCAACCTGGTCGGGCTGATCGATTCGGACTATCAGGGCCAGCTCTTCGTGTCCTGCTGGAACCGCGGCCAGACCGCCTTCACCATCAACCCCATGGAGCGCATCGCGCAGCTGGTGGTGGTGCCGGTAGTGCAGGCAATGTTCAACATCGTCGATGAATTCGCCGACAGCGAGCGCGGGGCGGGTGGGTTCGGCAGTACAGGAAAGCATTGA
- the acnB gene encoding bifunctional aconitate hydratase 2/2-methylisocitrate dehydratase, with protein MLKTYRDHVAERAAQGLPPLPLSPEQTAALVELLKAPPKGEDDFLLDLFENRVPAGVDQAAYVKAAFLADLAHGKAESPLICRQHAVQVLGTMLGGYNVGTLISLLVDATLAPDAVQALSHTTLIFDAFHDVVEKMQAGNAHARELLQSWAAAEWFTSKPALAESIQCVVFKVDGETNTDDLSPAQAAWSRPDIPLHAKEMLVSKMPDGLKTIDTLKQKGLPLAYVGDVVGTGSSRKSAINSVQWYMGMDIPHIPGKRTGGIVLGSKIAPIFFNTAEDSGALPIQCDVAALKMGDVITIYPFKGEIHDAAGKVVSTFKLEPVTLADEVRAGGRIPLIIGRGLTSKAREALGLAPSELFIQPLNPKDTGKGYTLAQKMVGRACGVPGVRPGTYCEPKMATVGSQDTTGAMTRDELKELACLGFSADLVMQSFCHTAAYPKPVDVKLQHSLPDFITSRGGVSLKPGDGVIHSWLNRMLLPDTVGTGGDSHTRFPIGISFPAGSGLVAFAAAMGVMPLDMAESVLVRFKGEMQPGITLRDLVNAIPYAAIQKGELTVGKQGKKNVFNGRILEIEGLPNLKVEQAFELADASAERSANGCTVRLNKEPVIEYLNSNVVLLENMIANGYQDARTLQRRIDAMKAWLARPELLEPDADAEYAYVLEIDLNEIREPLLACPNDPDDVKTLSAVAGDKIDEVFIGSCMTNIGHYRAASKILEDAGLLSTKLWVAPPTRMDEAQLREEGVYGVLGRAGARMEMPGCSLCMGNQARVADKATVFSTSTRNFDNRLGKDARVYLGSAELAAVCARLGRIPGVDEYLAQVEHKIAPLADNIYRYLNFNQMETYAVKGKVIPLASS; from the coding sequence ATGTTAAAAACCTATCGTGACCACGTGGCCGAGCGCGCTGCCCAAGGCCTGCCGCCCTTGCCCCTTTCCCCGGAACAGACCGCCGCCCTGGTGGAATTGCTGAAAGCCCCGCCCAAGGGCGAGGACGATTTCCTCCTCGACCTGTTCGAAAATCGCGTTCCGGCCGGGGTGGACCAGGCCGCCTATGTCAAGGCTGCCTTCCTCGCCGACCTGGCGCATGGCAAGGCCGAGTCGCCGCTGATCTGCCGCCAGCATGCGGTGCAGGTACTGGGCACCATGCTCGGCGGCTACAACGTGGGCACGCTGATTTCACTGCTGGTCGATGCCACGCTGGCGCCGGATGCAGTACAGGCGCTGTCGCATACGACCCTTATCTTCGATGCATTTCACGATGTGGTGGAGAAAATGCAGGCAGGCAATGCCCATGCCAGGGAATTGCTGCAATCCTGGGCAGCGGCGGAGTGGTTTACCAGCAAGCCGGCACTGGCGGAGAGCATTCAGTGCGTGGTGTTCAAGGTGGACGGCGAAACCAATACCGATGATCTTTCCCCCGCGCAAGCCGCCTGGTCGCGCCCGGACATCCCCCTGCACGCCAAGGAAATGCTGGTCAGCAAGATGCCGGACGGCCTGAAAACCATCGATACGCTGAAACAAAAAGGACTGCCGCTGGCCTATGTGGGCGACGTGGTGGGGACCGGTTCCTCGCGCAAGTCCGCGATCAACTCGGTGCAGTGGTACATGGGCATGGATATTCCGCATATTCCCGGCAAGCGCACTGGCGGCATCGTGCTGGGCAGCAAGATTGCGCCGATTTTCTTCAACACCGCCGAGGATTCCGGCGCGCTGCCGATCCAGTGCGATGTGGCGGCGCTGAAAATGGGTGATGTCATCACCATTTACCCGTTCAAGGGCGAGATTCACGACGCCGCCGGCAAGGTGGTTTCCACCTTCAAGCTGGAGCCGGTGACGCTGGCCGACGAAGTGCGCGCCGGTGGCCGTATTCCACTGATCATCGGGCGCGGCCTGACCAGCAAGGCGCGCGAGGCGCTGGGACTGGCGCCGTCCGAGCTGTTCATCCAGCCGCTCAACCCCAAGGACACAGGCAAGGGCTACACCCTGGCGCAGAAAATGGTGGGCCGAGCCTGCGGCGTGCCGGGTGTGCGCCCCGGCACCTATTGCGAGCCGAAGATGGCCACGGTGGGCTCGCAGGACACTACTGGCGCGATGACGCGCGACGAACTCAAGGAGCTGGCCTGCCTGGGCTTTTCCGCTGACCTGGTGATGCAGAGCTTCTGCCACACCGCGGCCTACCCCAAACCGGTGGACGTCAAGTTGCAGCATAGCCTGCCGGACTTCATTACCTCGCGCGGCGGCGTATCGCTCAAGCCGGGCGACGGCGTGATCCATTCCTGGCTCAACCGCATGCTGCTGCCCGATACCGTGGGCACTGGCGGCGATTCGCATACCCGCTTCCCGATTGGTATTTCTTTCCCCGCCGGTTCCGGCCTGGTGGCCTTTGCCGCCGCCATGGGCGTGATGCCGCTGGACATGGCGGAATCCGTGCTGGTGCGCTTCAAGGGCGAGATGCAGCCCGGCATCACCCTGCGCGACCTGGTTAACGCCATTCCCTATGCGGCGATCCAGAAGGGCGAGCTGACAGTCGGCAAGCAGGGCAAGAAGAATGTATTCAACGGCCGCATTCTGGAAATCGAGGGCCTGCCCAATCTCAAGGTCGAGCAGGCGTTCGAGCTGGCGGACGCCTCCGCCGAGCGCTCCGCCAACGGCTGCACCGTGCGCCTCAACAAGGAGCCGGTGATCGAATATCTCAATTCCAACGTGGTGCTGCTGGAAAACATGATTGCCAATGGCTATCAGGACGCGCGCACCCTGCAGCGCCGCATCGACGCCATGAAGGCCTGGCTGGCCAGGCCGGAACTGCTGGAGCCGGATGCCGACGCCGAGTACGCCTACGTGCTGGAAATCGATCTGAACGAAATCAGGGAGCCGCTGCTGGCCTGCCCCAATGATCCGGACGATGTCAAAACGCTCTCCGCCGTGGCAGGTGACAAGATCGACGAAGTGTTTATCGGCAGCTGCATGACCAATATCGGCCACTATCGCGCTGCTTCAAAAATACTGGAGGATGCCGGCCTGCTCTCGACCAAGCTATGGGTGGCGCCGCCGACCCGCATGGACGAGGCGCAGTTGCGCGAAGAGGGCGTGTACGGCGTTCTTGGCCGCGCCGGCGCGCGCATGGAAATGCCCGGCTGCTCGCTGTGCATGGGCAACCAGGCGCGCGTGGCGGACAAGGCCACGGTGTTTTCCACCAGCACGCGCAATTTCGACAACCGTCTCGGCAAGGATGCGCGTGTCTATCTGGGCTCGGCGGAACTGGCGGCGGTGTGCGCTCGCCTTGGTCGCATTCCCGGCGTCGATGAATACCTGGCACAGGTGGAGCACAAGATCGCCCCGCTGGCGGACAATATCTACCGTTACCTCAACTTCAACCAGATGGAAACCTATGCCGTAAAAGGCAAGGTGATCCCGCTGGCTTCAAGCTGA